One window of the Cotesia glomerata isolate CgM1 linkage group LG10, MPM_Cglom_v2.3, whole genome shotgun sequence genome contains the following:
- the LOC123272760 gene encoding invertebrate-type lysozyme 3-like: protein MRAFVLLLVIACAYAQEGEPEAKAALVPQQIPKTCFGCMCEAASECDTKTGCLGDVCGPFRITWGYWADGGKPTLNNESPNAEGAWTRCVNDPFCAANAVQGYMDRFAQDCNGDGVINCDDYARIHYLGGYGCSGPLPPKYENAYKTCMSTFSG from the exons ATGAGAGCTTTTGTATTGTTGCTTGTAATTGCTTGTGCTTAtg cacAAGAAGGAGAACCAGAAGCGAAAGCAGCATTAGTACCTCAGCAAATCCCAAAAACATGTTTCGGCTGCATGTGTGAAGCTGCGTCGGAGTGCGATACCAAAACTGGATGTTTGGGTGACGTTTGTGGGCCATTCCGGATCACCTGGGGTTATTGGGCAGATGGAGGCAAACCTACGCTCAACAATGAGTCACCAAACGCTGAAGGAG cctGGACTCGTTGCGTAAATGATCCCTTCTGTGCCGCGAATGCCGTTCAAGGATACATGGACCGTTTCGCTCag gattgCAACGGAGATGGTGTGATAAACTGTGACGACTACGCGAGGATCCACTACCTTGGTGGGTACGGATGCAGCGGTCCATTGCCTCCCAAATACGAAAACGCCTACAAAACTTGCATGTCAACATTCagtggataa